The following coding sequences lie in one Glycine soja cultivar W05 chromosome 16, ASM419377v2, whole genome shotgun sequence genomic window:
- the LOC114390570 gene encoding exocyst complex component SEC10b-like — protein sequence MREPRDGANNKPSKAAAAAAASPPQSFPLILDVDDFKGDFSFDALFGNLVNELLPTFKLEESESDGGDALPNGHLRVPSTDGSKYSQGIVSPLFPEVEKLLSLFKDSCKELLELRKQIDGRLYNLKKDVSVQDSKHRKTLAELEKGVDGLFDSFARLDSRISSVGQTAAKIGDHLQSADAQRETASQTIELIKYLMEFNSSPGDLMELSPLFSDDSRVADAASIAQKLRSFAEEDIGRHGIPVPSAMGNATASRGLEVAVANLQDYCNELENRLLSRFDAASQKRELTTMAECAKILSQFNRGTSAMQHYVATRPMFIDVEIMNADTKLVLGDQAAQASPSNVARGLSSLYKEITDTVRKEAATITAVFPSPSEVMSILVQRVLEQRITALLDKLLEKPSLVNLPSVEEGGLLLYLRMLAVAYEKTQELARDLQAVGCGDLDVEGLTESLFSSHKDEYPEYEQASLRQLYKVKMEELRAESQQISDASGSIGRSKGASVVSSQQQISVTVVTEFVRWNEEAISRCNLFASQPATLATHVKAVFTCLLDQVSQYIADGLERARDSLTEAANLRERFVLGTSVTRRVAAAAASAAEAAAAAGESSFRSFMIAVQRSGSSVAIIQQYFANSISRLLLPVDGAHAAACEEMATAMSSAEAAAYKGLQQCIETVMAEVERLLSAEQKATDYRSPDDGMAPDHRATSACTRVVAYLSRVLESAFTALEGLNKQAFLTELGNRLHKVLLNHWQKYTFNPSGGLRLKRDITEYGEFLRSFNAPSVDEKFELLGIMANVFIVAPESLSTLFEGTPSIRKDAQRFIQLRDDYKAAKLASKLSSLWS from the exons ATGAGAGAGCCCAGAGATGGAGCCAATAACAAGCCCTCTAaagccgccgccgccgccgccgcatCACCGCCTCAGTCCTTCCCTCTCATTCTCGACGTCGACGATTTCAAG GGAGACTTCTCGTTCGACGCGTTGTTCGGGAACCTCGTCAACGAGCTTCTTCCGACGTTCAAATTGGAGGAATCTGAATCGGACGGCGGAGATGCTCTCCCGAACGGCCATCTCCGCGTGCCATCCACCGATGGGTCCAAGTACTCGCAGGGGATTGTGAGTCCGTTGTTTCCTGAGGTCGAGAAGCTCCTGTCGTTGTTCAAGGATTCTTGTAAGGAGCTGCTTGAGCTTCGTAAACAG ATTGATGGGAGACTCTACAATCTCAAGAAAGATGTTTCGGTTCAAGACTCTAAGCATCGGAAGACACTTGCTGAG CTAGAGAAAGGTGTGGATGGATTGTTTGACAGCTTTGCGAGGTTGGATTCACGAATTTCAAGTGTTGGTCAGACAGCAGCAAAGATAGGTGATCATCTCCAG AGTGCAGATGCTCAGCGAGAAACTGCCAGTCAAACAATTGAGTTGATAAAA TACTTAATGGAATTCAATAGCAGCCCAGGCGACCTGATGGAGCTTTCACCTCTTTTTTCTGATGATAGCCGTGTTGCTGATGCTGCTTCGATTGCCCAGAAATTAC GGTCATTTGCTGAAGAAGATATAGGAAGACATGGAATACCTGTCCCATCAGCTATGGGAAATGCAACTGCTAGCAGAGGATTAGAAGTAGCAGTTGCTAATTTACAGGACTACTGCAATG AACTGGAGAATAGATTGCTTTCTCGGTTTGATGCAGCATCACAGAAAAGAGAATTGACCACAATGGCAGAATGTGCCAAAATTTTGTCTCAG TTTAACAGGGGTACAAGTGCCATGCAACATTATGTGGCAACACGTCCAATGTTTATTGATGTGGAAATAATGAATGCAGACACTAAGCTGGTTCTTGGTGACCAGGCTGCCCAAGCTAGTCCTAGTAATGTTGCTCGTGGGCTTTCCTCCTTGTACAAAGAAATCACAG ATACTGTTCGTAAGGAAGCTGCAACAATCACGGCCGTATTCCCTTCACCAAGTGAAGTTATGTCAATTTTAGTTCAG AGAGTTTTAGAGCAGCGAATCACTGCCCTTTTGGACAAACTGTTAGAGAAACCATCTCTTGTCAATTTACCTTCCGTGGAGGAAGGTGGGCTCCTATTA TATCTTCGAATGCTGGCAGTGGCGTATGAAAAGACCCAAGAGCTAGCAAGAGATCTACAAGCTGTAGGATGTGGTGACTTGGATGTTGAGG GTCTAACAGAGTCCCTATTTTCAAGTCACAAGGATGAATACCCTGAATATGAGCAGGCATCTCTTAGGCAATTATATAAAGTGAAG ATGGAAGAACTGCGAGCTGAAAGCCAGCAGATTTCTGATGCATCTGGGTCAATTGGACGCTCAAAAGGAGCTTCAGTAGTTTCTTCTCAACAGCAAATATCTGTTACTGTTGTAACAGAGTTTGTGCGTTGGAATGAAGAAGCAATCTCAAGATGCAATCTCTTTGCTTCCcag CCTGCTACACTTGCAACCCATGTTAAAGCAGTGTTTACTTGCCTGCTAGACCAA GTTAGTCAATATATAGCTGATGGGCTTGAACGGGCAAGAGACAGCCTGACTGAAGCAGCTAATTTGAGGGAAAGATTTGTGTTGGGTACAAGTGTTACCCGTAGAGTGGCTGCTGCAGCTGCATCTGCT GCAGAGGCGGCGGCAGCTGCTGGTGAAAGTAGTTTCAGATCTTTCATGATTGCTGTGCAACGTTCTGGAAGCAGTGTAGCTATTATTCAACAA TACTTTGCTAATTCTATATCTCGGCTTTTGCTCCCCGTTGATGGTGCACATGCTGCTGCTTGTGAGGAAATGGCTACAGCAATGTCAAGTGCAGAGGCTGCTGCTTATAAAGGACTACAACAGTGCATTGAAACTGTCATGGCTGAG GTGGAGCGGTTGCTTTCAGCTGAACAAAAGGCTACAGATTATCGATCACCTGATGATGGAATGGCTCCTGACCACCGGGCAACCAGTGCCTGCACAAG AGTTGTTGCTTATCTTTCTCGTGTGCTGGAGTCTGCATTTACTGCTTTAGAAGGCCTTAACAAACAAGCATTCCTGACTGAGTTG GGAAATCGCTTGCACAAGGTGCTACTAAACCATTGGCAGAAGTATACTTTTAATCCAAG TGGGGGGTTGCGACTGAAGCGTGACATTACTGAATATGGAGAATTTCTGCGTAGTTTCAATGCTCCGTCTGTTGATGAAAAGTTTGAATTATTGGGCAT AATGGCCAATGTATTTATTGTTGCTCCTGAGAGCCTTTCAACTTTGTTTGAGGGCACACCCAGCATACGGAAAGATGCACAAAG ATTTATTCAACTTCGGGATGACTACAAGGCTGCCAAACTTGCGTCCAAACTAAGTTCCTTGTGGTCTTAA
- the LOC114390508 gene encoding pectinesterase-like: protein MTNPKLGYAGISDSGNHIPSSKKNHKKLLLSLLATLLVAASVVAIVAGVKNKTKNSDNSDTTSTSLSLSHHSHVIVKSACSSTFYPELCFSAIASEPNVTHKVTNHRDVIQLSLSITFRAVERNYFTVKKLLTKHDLTKRETTALHDCLETIDETLDELREAQHDLELYPNKKTLYQHADDLKTLISAAITNQVTCLDGFSHDDADKHVRKELEKGQVHVEHMCSNALAMTKNMTDGDIANYEYKMKVENTNSNRKLLVENGVEWPEWISAADRRLLQAATVKADVTVAADGSGDFKTVTEAVKAAPLKSSKRYVIRIKGGVYRENVEVDKKKTNIMFLGDGRTNTIITASRNVVDGSTTFHSATVAVVGANFLARDITFQNTAGPSKHQAVALRVGGDLSAFFNCDFLAFQDTLYVHNNRQFFVKCLITGTVDFIFGNSAVVFQDCDIHARLPDSGQKNMVTAQGRVDPNQNTGIVIQKCRIGATKDLESVKKNFKTYLGRPWKEYSRTVIMQSSISDVIDPIGWHEWSGNFALSTLVYREYQNTGPGAGTSNRVTWKGYKVITDAAEARDYTPGSFIGGSSWLGSTGFPFSLGL, encoded by the exons ATGACCAACCCAAAACTAGGTTATGCCGGAATCTCCGATTCCGGCAACCACATTCCCTCCTCCAAGAAAAACCACAAGAAGCTCCTTCTCTCTCTATTGGCCACCCTCCTCGTGGCGGCCTCCGTGGTGGCCATTGTTGCCGGagtaaaaaacaaaaccaaaaactcCGACAACTCCGACACCACCAGCacctccctctccctctcccacCACTCGCACGTGATCGTTAAGAGCGCCTGTAGCTCCACATTCTATCCCGAACTCTGCTTCTCCGCCATAGCCTCTGAGCCCAACGTCACTCACAAAGTCACCAACCACCGCGACGTCATCCAACTCTCCCTAAGCATCACCTTCCGCGCGGTGGAGCGCAACTACTTCACCGTGAAGAAACTCCTAACCAAACACGACCTAACGAAACGCGAGACAACCGCGCTCCACGATTGCCTCGAAACCATAGACGAAACCCTCGACGAGCTCAGAGAAGCACAACACGACCTCGAGCTCTACCCTAACAAGAAAACTCTGTACCAGCACGCCGACGATCTCAAAACCCTCATCAGCGCCGCCATAACGAACCAGGTCACGTGCCTCGACGGTTTCTCTCACGATGACGCAGACAAACACGTGAGGAAAGAGTTGGAGAAGGGACAGGTGCATGTGGAACACATGTGCAGCAACGCATTGGCCATGACGAAGAACATGACCGACGGTGACATAGCAAACTACGAATACAAGATGAAAGTGGAAAACACTAACAGCAATAGAAAGTTATTAGTGGAGAATGGTGTTGAGTGGCCGGAGTGGATTTCGGCGGCGGATAGGAGGCTGCTGCAGGCGGCGACGGTGAAGGCGGACGTGACGGTGGCGGCGGACGGGAGCGGGGACTTTAAGACGGTGACGGAGGCGGTGAAGGCGGCTCCGTTGAAGAGTAGTAAGAGGTATGTTATAAGGATTAAGGGTGGGGTGTATAGAGAGAACGTTGAGGTGGATAAGAAGAAGACGAATATCATGTTCTTGGGTGATGGAAGGACCAACACTATCATCACTGCTAGCAGAAATGTTGTTGATGGTAGCACCACCTTCCACTCTGCCACCGTCG CTGTGGTGGGTGCAAATTTCTTGGCCCGGGACATAACATTCCAAAACACAGCGGGCCCATCAAAGCACCAAGCCGTGGCCCTAAGGGTTGGTGGGGACCTCTCAGCATTCTTCAATTGTGACTTCCTAGCATTCCAAGACACCCTTTATGTGCACAACAATCGCCAATTCTTCGTCAAGTGCCTGATTACTGGCACAGTGGATTTCATCTTTGGCAACTCAGCAGTGGTGTTCCAAGACTGTGACATCCACGCCAGGCTTCCTGACTCGGGCCAGAAGAACATGGTCACGGCCCAAGGAAGAGTTGACCCTAACCAAAACACTGGCATTGTGATCCAAAAGTGTAGGATTGGTGCCACTAAGGACTTGGAGTCTGTGAAGAAGAATTTCAAGACTTATCTTGGGAGGCCTTGGAAGGAGTACTCTAGGACTGTGATCATGCAAAGTAGTATAAGTGATGTCATTGACCCAATTGGGTGGCATGAGTGGAGTGGGAATTTTGCATTGAGTACTTTGGTTTATAGGGAGTACCAAAACACTGGGCCTGGTGCTGGTACTTCTAATAGGGTCACTTGGAAAGGGTATAAGGTCATCACTGATGCTGCCGAGGCCAGGGATTATACTCCTGGAAGCTTCATTGGGGGCTCTAGCTGGTTGGGCTCAACTGGGTTTCCTTTCTCTCTTGGTTTGTAA